The nucleotide sequence CCCGCCTTCGGCGTCAGCTGTGCCAACCTCAACAACGGGGCCCATGCCAACGGCACCACCACGCAGGGCACCGGCGCGGCCAACGGCAACCTCGCCGGACTGCCCCTTGGCGGCGCCCTCAACCAGTGCGGCGGAGCCGACCTGTCCCTCAGCACGGAGAAGTTCGCGCAACTCCCGCTCTGCGCTATCGCGCCATGCGTGGTGGGAACGTGAGCAGTCGGCCAGTCCCGTACTTGGCCCAGAGCAAGGCGGCAGGCCCCAGCAGGGCGGTGAGGTCCTGCGGCGGGGGACTAGAGGAGCGCTTCTAGGGCGCTGGCGTGCAGGGGGCCGTAGCGGTCGTCGGAGTGCTGGAGGATCCGTGCGGCAAGGATCTCCGCGTCCTCGGTATCGGCCCGGAAGGTGCCCAGGGTCCGGCCGTCGGGCCGGGAGACGGTGATCAGCGCGGCCGTCGGGCGCACCGTGCCGCCGGAGGAGCGTTCGTTCAGGCCGTACAGGGCCAGGGCCAGGGCGAGGTCGTCGGCGGGCTGGCCCTGGCCCTGGGCACCTTCCGCATCGGTCCAGCGACCGTAGGGGGAGGCGTCATTAGTAGTCATGGGTCGCATCCTCGCGCGGGCCGGACGCGGTGGCATCCATCGTGGAGCATCCGGAGGCGCTGGCCCACTCCGACGGTCACCACCGCACCGGCGGAACGGCTTCCTTCACCGTGGTCGCCCTGCGCGGTGAGGGCATGCGCGGCTGGACGATGCAGGGCCCCCGCACGTCCTGACGCCGCACGGCGAGATCGACCACAGCAGCGTGCCATTTGCGGGCTAGGCGTTCGACAGCGGCGCAAGCGATCGATGCGCGCCGTACACGGTCATCGACGTCAGCACGTCACGTTCATGGACACCAGCGGCATCCACTTCCTCGTCACGCCCACCGCGCCGCACAGGAGAGCGCCGGCTGGCTCCGCCTGGCGAACGTTCCCCCAGCCGTGCAGCGCCTCCTGCACATCGTCGGCCTCGACGACCTCTTGCCGACCTATGTCACGCTCCAAGCCGCCCCTGAAAAGTCGTTTCGGCATGCGAGCAGAGGCGGGGCGGGCGGCCGCCTTTTCAGCAGCAGCTCGGCACCGTTCCTCCGACAAGCCTTCCAGCCGCCACCGAAAACGCGAGGCCCGGAGACGACGTCTGGCCCAGCGCTGGTGGCCGGGCCTGCCGCGACCCGCAGCTACCGGCGGCGTCCGATACCGAACCGGCTGCGTGACTTCACGGCCGGCGCTTCGACGGCCGCGCGTTCGGCTTCCTCCGCCTGGCGGCGCGCGGCGAGACCTCATACCTCCGGCGGCCGTCGGTGTGCTGTCGACGTCCACAGGGGTGACCTGGGACAGCCCTCCCCGGAAGGATGACAGTCACCCGTGGCGCCATTCGGACATGCCCGATATAGCTCCGCCGTGGTCGGGCTCATCCCAGCGCGCGCCGTGCGTCCAGGGGTGTCAGCGTGGTCAGCGGGAGCACAGTGCGAGGGGGTAGATGGGAGTGGTCGGTCATGGCGCGCGCGATCTGGACCGGTGTAATCACGTTCGGGCTGGTCAGCGTGCCGGTCGGTCTGTTCTCCGCGACCGAGGACCACACGGTCCACTTCCACCAGCTGCAGCGCGGCACCTCGGACCGGATCCGCAACCGGAGGGTCAACGAGCGCACCGGTGACGAAGTGGACGGCGACGACATCGTCAAGGGCTTCGAGCTGGACGAGGGAGAGTACGTCGTCGTGGAGCCCGACGAGCTGGACGAGATCGCGCCGGGCCGCTCCCAGACCATCGACATCACCGACTTCGTCGATCTGGAGGCGATCGAGCCCGTCTACTTCGACCGCACCTACTACATCGCCCCGCGCGGCGAGGAGTACGCCAAGGTGTACGAGCTGCTGCGCGCCGCCCTGGCCAAAACCAACAAGGTCGGCATCGCCAGCTTCGTGATGCGCAATAAGCAGTACCTGACCGCGCTGCGCGCGGAGGAGCAGGTCCTGGTGCTGCAGACCCTGCACTGGGCTGATGAGGTCCGCGACCCACACCAGGAACTGCCCGCACTGCCCTCCGGCCGGGCGGGCAAGGGCAAGGAGCTGGACATGGCGCTCCAGCTGGTCGGCGCGCTCAGCGGGTCGTGGGAACCTGCCCGGTATCACGACACCTATCAGGAGAAGGTGCACGAGCTGGTGCAGGCGAAGGCCGAGGGCCAGGAGATCGCTCCTGCCGAAAAGGCGCCGGCGGCCACCAACGTCATCGACCTGATGGCGGTCTTGCAGGGCAGCATCGACCAGACCCGCGGCGGACGTAAGACAGAAGAGGAACCGCGGGAGAAGCCCGCCCCTGCCCGCAAGACCACACGGAAGACGACCGGGAAGGCGGCGAAGAAGACCGCCGCCCGGAAGGCGCCGCCGAAGACGGCCCGCGCCTCGGGCACGGCCCGCAGCCAGCGCGGCACCAGCAAGAGCGAACTGCGGCAGCTCAGCAAGGCGCAGCTGTATGAGCGGGCCACCGAGTACGGCATCACCGGCCGCTCCAAGATGAGCCGCGAAGAACTCATCGACGCACTCGCCCGCGCCGGACGCCGCCGCAAGAAGAGCGCCGCCTGACGGCAACCGTGCCGCGCCCCGTCGCGGGGGCTTCGGACCCGCCCTCGGCAACCACCTTGACGATCTCCAGACCGTGCAGAAGGGGTGCAGTCGAACAATCGGCGTATGCGACCTTTTACCGGGTCATAGCGGGCTGGTGATGCGTGACAGGGAGGGAGGCGTCATGGCGGCAGTGACCGCGGCCGACAGGAGCACGTGCACAGCAGGCCTACCTGTGGTTTCCGGTCCCTCCAAGGTTGCGCCTAAGGACGCCCGGGATCTGTCCCGGCTCTTCTTCTCCCAGCTGACGGTGCTGGACGAGGGCACGTCCGAGCACAGCTCCGCCCGCAGCACGCTGATCGAGATGAACATGTCCCTGGTCCTCTTCGCCGCCGGTCGCTACCGCAGCCGCTAGCCACAAGAAATGCAGGACATCGTCCAGGCCGGCATGGTCGGACTGATCACGGCCATCGACCGGTTCGAGCTGTCGCGGGAGGTGGAGTTCACCTCCTTCGCCATCCCATGCATCGTGGGCGAGATCAAACGGTTCTTCCGCGACACCACCTGAGCCGTGCACGTTCCTCGGCGGCTGCAGGAAGCCCGCGTCCGCCTCGCCCGCGCCACGGAGGAGCTGCGCACCGGACTCGGCCGGACCCCCACCGTCAAGGAACTGTCGCAGCTGATGAGGCTGCCCGAAGACGAGGTCGTGGAGGCCAGGCTCGCGGCGAACGGCTACGACTCCACTACCTCCGGGCCGTGAAGGCTCGTGCACTGAGGGGGCTGCCGGGTTCGCCGACGCCATTCCGCGGATGCCTGCACTGCTCGCGGACGCCGCTGAGTGGATCGTGGTCCGGTCACCGCGCTGTGTGGCATTACCCAGAACCCTGCGACGACTCCTTCACCCTGGGGGCCGTCGAGGGGAGGAGACCCGCACGGCGGGAGCGGATTGAGCCGCTTGTTCAGCCAGCGGCTGGGGCAAACGCTTCTCATCGCCGGAGTTTGTCGGCGTCCTCGGTGCGGCGGTCGATCTCCAGTAGCATCACCGGTCCCCCGGCCGCCGACGCCCGCATCACCAGGTCCGCCCGCTGGACATAGCCGTTGCCGAGCCGGTGAGTTACCTCGGTCTGGAATGGCCTGCAGGATCCCGTTGAGGCGCGCGGGTGACAGCTCATGCGACCGAGTCGTGGCCTTCCCCCAGTGGCGCCAGGCTGACTCACGGATGGAGGGACGGTAAGCTCTCCCCCTCCCTCCTCAGGGGCGGAACTCAGATCGGCCCAGACCGTTTTGCCCGGGTGACGTGGGGTGACGCCCCAGCGTTGCGCGAGCTGTTCGAGAAGCTGCATGCCGAAGCCGCCGGGCTCGGACCTCTCAGTGGCACGCATGCGCGGCCAGCGGTCGCTGTCATCGCTGACAGCGATGCGCAGCAGGCGGCCGTTCCAGGTGAGCCGGATCAGGGGTGGGCCGGCGCCGTGGCGGATGGCATTGGTGATCAGTTCGGAGACGAGCAGTTCGGTGGTCTGGCTGATCGGTCGCCCGCGCAGCGGGTCGCCGAAACCTTCCACGCAGTCGCGGACCCAGTGCCGGGCGGCCGCGATGCTCGCCGTGACAGCGGGGAAACTCGACTCGCAGGATGGGATGGTCGGTTCGCTGTTCACGAGGTTCCTCCAGCGTGGGTGGCCCTGCGCCGCCGACTGGCGCTGTGCACATCCGGCGGCTGCCTCTGTCGGGTTACCCCGGCCTGCGTGGTGAACCATCTGGGTCCGCCGGCTGACCGGCAGATCCTGTGAAGAGTCGTCCGCCGGGCTCGACTGGTCGCGGTCATGGCGGGCGGTCAACCCCGACGGCAAGCGCCTCTACGTGACCGGGGACAGCGGCGCCGCCGTCGCGGATCGTAGTGGACCTCGGCGGCGTGACCTTCATGGACTCCAGCGGCATCAATGTCTTCGTCGCCTGCCCTCAGCAGGTGAGCGGGACGCAAGGGTGGATGCGGATCGCCGGTGCCCCGGAGTCCCTCCTGCGGGTTTGGAGCTGGTCGGCATCGACGCCATCATCACCTGCCACCCCACCGTCGAGCAGGCCCTGAACTCCTAAGCTCCCTGCTACGGCTGGCCCTGGGTGTCCTCCTGGCCCGAGCTCCGCTGCACGGCCTCGCCCAGCTCCCGGCCCACCGGCTCCGGCAGGGGCTGCCCCAGCGCCCAGCCGATCACCATCTCGGCGATCGCGCGCAGTTTGATGTTGGTGTGCTGAGAGACCTCCCGCAGCACCTCGAACCCGGCGGCCGGCGCAAGACGGTGTACTGCGATGAGGACACCGATGGCCTGGTCGACCACCGCGTGGGAGCCGACCGCCTGCCGCATCTGGGCGATCTCCTGCTCCAGGCGGGCCACCGTGGCGTTACGTGTGCCGTCGGGCAGGGGCCGCGGTAAGCGGCAGGAGGTCGTCATCACCAGGTCTCCATACACGGGCGGACGTTTCAAATACGCCTGCCCCAACCGCAACCACAAGACACACCCCACGCGACACGAAGATCACATGAAACGGGGAACGGGGGGAGGAGTTCTTCACCGACCGCGGCCGGTGAAGAACCCGAGAGGCTGTCCCCCCAACCGCTCTCCCCGCCGAGTGGCCCACACCACCGCCGTCACACCCGCTCCGTGCCGCTAACAACGGCATACGGACGCCAAGACGCCATCGCTGTCGATCAGCGCGGTCGCCGTTTCGGGTCCGTGCGGATCAGCGGTGGGGGCAGGGGTATCAACATGCGTGCACTGTGCCGTGACCTTACTGGATTCTGGGGCGCAGGGCTCGTTCGAGGGTCTCTCTGCTCTGGAAGTGTAGGGCGGTCCAGCCTGCGGCGCGTGCTGCGTCGGTGTTGGTTGCGCTGTCATCTATGAAGAGGATGTCGTCCGGGTAAGCGCCCAGTTGTTTCGCAGCGGCGTCGAAGGCTGCCAGGGTGGGCTTTCGGTGTCCGAGGCGGTGGCTGAACAGTAGGTGGTCGAAGCCGTAGAACATCGTGGGGTACAGCCGCAGTAGCGCCTCCTGCTCCAGCGGGCCGTTGTTGGTGAACAGCGCCAACGACCGGGAACCACGGTGGCGTTCCAATGTCTCCCGGACGGCATGGTCGGGCCGGAAGGCGCTGCACCAGGCAGCGTCGAGGTCATCCTCGCTGCCGGTGAAGTCGGTGGCGGCCCGGATACGTTCCCGGACTTCCGCCGCGTGCGGGTACTTGCCCGAATCGCAGTCGGCGCTGAACCCGGATCCCCACAGCAACACGTCCAGTCGGTCTGCGGGGAGCGCGAAGGCGTCGGCCAGGCGTTGCAGGCGATGGGCGTGGTCGAAGTGGAACAGCACGCCGCCGAGGTCGAGGACCAGGTGTTGGGGGCTCATGTGGTTACCTCGCGCGCCGCGGCCCGGATTTCGTCGAGCAGGACGATGAGGTCGTCCTTGGTGGTGGCCGGGTGAAGGATGCAGGCGCGTAGGGCCGCTGCGCCGGAGAGCCGTGTGCCAGTGAGGAAGGCGTGCCCACGGCGCTGCACGGCAGCCGGGATCGCCTCGTTCAGTGCTTCCGCGCGGTCTGTGTCGAGGGTCGGAGGCCGGTGGCGGAATGCGGTGATGGAGGTGACGGCCGGGGCGAGCAGTTCGAAGTCGTCTGAGGCTTCGACCAGCTCGGCGAGCGTGCGTGCGAGCCTGGTGGTGTGCTGTACCAGGCGAACGATGCCGTCCCGTCCGAGGTTGGCGATCGTGGCCCACACGCGCAGTGCGCGGAAAGGGCGGGTCTGCTCGGTGCCGTACTCGGAAAACCAGCCGAGCTCCCCGGCGTCCTCGTCGCGCAGGTAGGGCGGGACCAGGCTGAAGGCGGCGTGCGGGCCAGCCGGTTCGCGGAAGAGGATGCAGCCGGCGTCAACGGGGACGCCGAGCCACTTGTGCGGGTCCAGGGCCAGAGAGTCTGCCCGTTCCAGCCCGGCGTACTGGGGGACGGCGTCGTTGGCGAGGATGCCGAGCGCGCCGTAGGCACCGTCGATGTGGAACCACAGTTCGTGCTCGCGGGCGATCGCGGCGATGTCATCCAGCGGGTCGACGGCTCCGGTGTTGACCGTTCCGGCGCTGGCGGCCACGAAGAACGGCCGCACCCCGGCTCGCCGGTCGGCCGCGATCAGACGGCGCAGCTCGTCGATGTCCATGCGAAATGCCGCGTCGACCGGGACGATGCGGAGGTATCGGGTGCCCAGGCCGAGGAGTTCCGCCGCCTTGCGCAGGCAGCTGTGTGCCTCGGCGGACACGTAGAGCGCCAGCGGGCGGTGCCCGTACAGCCCGGTCTCGCGCACATCGTGGCCCTGGTCGCGGAACGCCTGGTGGCGGGCGGTGGCTAGCGCCACGACGGTGGCCATGGAGGATCCGCTGGTCAGCAGCCCGGCCCCGGGGCGGTGGGGGAATCCCACCAGCTCCGCCAGCCACCGCACGGCGGTGCGTTCCAGCAGCACGCCAGCGTGGTCTCCGCCCGCGCAGCTGGGGTTCATAGCCGCCGCCAGAGGGGCCATGAAGACGCCGGCAGGCGAGGGTGGGGAGTTGACCCAGCCGAAGAACCGAGGATGCCCGTTGCCCATCGGATACGGCAGGATGCGGTCGCGCACCTCGTCCAGCAGGTCCGTCAGCGGGCGGCCGTCGGCGGGCAGTGGCTGCCGGGTGAGCCATGTGCGGTCCGCCTCGGGCACCGGCCGCCACACCGGCCCTCCTGCCACGCACGCTAGATGATCGGCTGCGAGGTCCGCCGCCGACTGGGCTGCTCCACGCAGGTCATGCATCGTGCCCTCCCCACACGCGCTGGAGCCGGGAGTCGGCTGCCGGGGCCAGTGCCATAGCCAGGTAGTACACACACACGTCGATGGAGTCGTTGGCGAAGGCATGCAGGCGGTTGCCGGGGAAATAGGCCGCGTCTCCGGCCTCAAGCCGGTGGGGCAGACCGTCGATGGTCAGGCGCAGACACCCTTGTTCCACTGCCACGTACTCGTGCGAACCCGGCGCGTGCGCAGAGAACTCCCCTGCGTCCACGCCAGGTTCCAGGGTCGTGCGCATGAACTCGAACTCGATGTCCGGCAGGACCGGGGAAAGGATCCGCCGTTCCCACCCGGCGGGGTCCCGCACCACCTGCTGCCGGTCACCGGCCAGGACTACGACGTCGGGGCGCACCGGTTCGTCCAGAAGTCGAGCGATCGAGGTGCCCAGTGCGGTCGCCAGGCGATCGAGAACCAGCACGCTCGGTGTCTTTGTGCCGCGTTCCACCTCGGACACCATGCTCCGGCTCACGCCGCTCAGCTCGGCGAGCCGCTCCAGGCTGATACCCCGAGCCCGTCGCTCGGCTCGGATCCTGGCCCCCAGTTCGGACATGGACAGACCACTGGCCAAAGTGTTGCCGTCACTCATGCCGTCCACCATAGCGAAGGGAATCCACTATTGAGAAGGCACCTGCTGGTCGTCCAGTGGGCTCCGGGGGCCCGGCACGATGGCCGCGGCGAGGTTGAGGCGTGCATCCATGTCGAGGTTGACCTCCCCGTACGGGCGGACGTGGGACCAGAACAGCGGAGTCAGGCCGCGCCGGTCGGCGGGCGTGAGGAGGTCGGCCCACTCCGGTTTGCCCAGGATGTCCTGGAGCATCAGAGTGTTCTCGTAGACCAGAGCGGATTGCAGGATGCGCAGGAACAGAACGAACATTTCCTGCTCGTCGCGCCGGTTCGAGGCGATCTCCCCGCCCTTGCCGTAGGCGATCAGGGAGTTGGCGCCCTTGGAGGACTCCATCACGTTCAGGCCCTCCTCGACCTCCCGCTGGAGGTCCCGAAGCCACAGGTACCGGGCTACGAAGATGGTCTTCTACACGCGGCCGACCTCCAGCATCGCCGCGTAGGTGGGGTGGGAGGCTTTGCGGGTGAAGCGCCGCAGGATCGCCTCGGTGGAGGCGGTATGGGTCCGGATCGCCGTGGCCTTGATCATGATCATCTGGTCGTACTGCTGGGCGATGAGCTCCCAGCGGATCGGGTTGGTCAGCGCGGGCTCAGCTGCGGGTAGGCGTCCGGCTCGCCGGCCACCGGCCGGTACAGCCCTACCTTGTTGATCCGCTTGATACGCGGCAGCAGGTCGAAGTTCAGCAGCCTCGTGATGCCAAACCCGATGTCCGACTGGTCATGCGAGTCCGTGTAGTTGGCCTCCACGTCCATCGCGGTGCCGTGCCGCATCGCGCCCTCGATCATCGCGGCGACCTCGGAGGCGGTGCAGTTGATCAGCCGGGAGTGGATGGCCAGGGACTTCTTCTCCACATGCCAGTAGATGAGCATCCCACGGCCGCCGTACCGCGAGTGCCACTCCGTGAAGTTCTGGTCATAGGCGCGCACGTGCGTGGAGTTGGAGGCGACCGCGGTCGAGCCCTGGCCCCACAACTCGGTGCTGCGGGCGGCGAAGGTGGCGTTCGCGATCTGGATGGCGATGGCGCGCGCGGCCTCCGCCGAGAAGTAGCGGCGGCGTACGTAGCGCAGTTCGTCCTCGGTGTGGCCGTGGCCGCCGGACGCCACGGCCTTGATCCCGGTGTTCGTGCCGTACGCGTAGATGACCGGCAGCAGGAGTTCGGCCAACACCTCCGGCGAGCGGCTGCCGCCGCCGGAGACGGAGGTGACCGCGTCCAGGCAACCGGTCCGCAGCGTCGGAGAGATGCCAGTGGTGGTGCTCGGCAGGCCGGTCCCCGGCCCGCTCCTCCCCCGGGTGGGACACACCGGTCGTCCCGCGGTGCAGCAGCCGCTGGCCCACGGTGCGTTCGAGCCTGCGGAGCTGGTTGCTGAGAGCGGGCTGGCTGTGACCGAGGGCCGCGGCGGCCCGGCTGATGCTTCCGGACCGCACGGAGCTGTCGAATGCGCGCAGCAGTGCCGTTTCGAGATCGGGAGCCATAACGACATGCTATGCCCCCTCTGTTCAGGGAGAGGGTTCCGCTCGTTTCGTCCCATCGGTAGCGTCGGTCCTATGCACTATTTTCATGTCGATGTCTTCAGCGGAACGCCTTTCAGCGGGAACAGCCTTGCTGTTTTTCCCGGTGCAGCAGGCCTGACCGGATCCCAAATGCAGCGGATCACCGAGGAAATGCGCCACTTCGAATCCATCTTCCTCGATCAGAAGAATGAGGCGGGCGACGCCTGGCGAGCACGGGTATTCGATCTGAGTGAGGAGCTAGATTTCGCCGGGCATCCGGTCATCGGGGCGGCAAGCGTTCTGCATGCGGTGGCGGGCGGCGACACCAGCCGTACATGGTCGCTCGAGCTGAAGGCGCGCACGGTGGAGGTGGTCACGGAGCGCCGTGGCCACGGGAGGTACGCGAGTGTTCTCGACCAGGGCCCTCCGCAATTCCTCGGACGGCCCGTGCTGAACGACCTGGCCTCCTGGTTCTGCCTGGACGAGGAGGACCTCCACGCCGAACTCCGTCCCGAGATCGTCTCGACCGGGCTGCGCTATTTGATCGTTCCGGTGCGGACGGGAGCGCTGAAGCGGGCCAGGATCAGGTCCGACATCGCAGGACCGCTGGCCCAGGTCGGAGCGCAGTTCGGCTACCTTCTGGACGCCGACGCCCTGGAGGGGCGGCACTGGAACAACGACGGCGTCGTCGAGGATGTGGCCACCGGCAGCGCAGCAGGGTGTGTGGCCGCCTACCTCCGCCGACACGGACGGCTCGGGGACGGCGACCAGCAGGTGCTGCGCCAGGGCCAGTTCTGTGGTCGCCCCAGCGAGATGACGATCAGCGCCCACGGCGGTCCGCAGGACATCGCTTCCGTGCGAGTCGGCGGAGAAGTCGCCGTCGTCGCCCGAGGCCGCCTCGAAGGGCTGCCACAGTGATCGGCGGGCCCGCCTACTTCGGGCCGCAGGAGATCCGCAGCACGGTCGGCTACCGGGACGTGCTGGAGCCCGTCGCTGCCGCCCTGCGTGACTACAGCCGCGGGCTCGGGGACTCACCCGTGGCCGTGTTCGCTCCTGCCGGCCCCGAGGGCGACGTCCACGTGAAGTCGGCGTGGCTGCCGGGCCGGCAGGTCTTCACCGTCAAGGTCGCCTCGTGGTTCCAGGAGCGTGCACGTCGCGGAGGAACGCCCGCGAGCGGCGTCATCGCCGTTTTCGACGCGACGACCGGTGACCTACGGGCGCTCCTGGACGACGAGCACCACCTCTCGGACGTGCGGACGGCCGCCGCGGGAGCTCTTGGGGCGCGGATGATGGCGCGGCCCGACTCCCGCGTCCTAGGGGTCATCGGCGCCGGCACTCAGGCTTACCTCCAGACGCGCTCGCTGTGGCCGACGAACTCCCGCTGCGCGAGGTACGCGTGTGGGGACGGCGCGCGTCCCATGCCCAATCGCTCGCGGCCGCGTTGCATGCCAGGCGGCCGGATTTGCGCGTCATCGGCGTGGACAGCGCCCAGGCCGCGTTCGACGGCGCCGACGTAGTGGTGACGGCGACCTCCAGCACCGAACCGCTGGTGCACGCGTCATGGCTGACACCCGGAGTGCACATCAACGCGGTGGGAGCCGACGATCCGACGAAGGCGGAGCTGACATGCGAAAGCCTGAGGCGGGCGGACCGGATCGTGGTCGACAGCCGTGAACTCACCGCCGTCCACGGCGATCTGTCACGGCTTGTGGAAGTGGACCGCCGGCTCAACGCGGAACTCGGTGAGGTCCTCGCCGGCTCGGCACCCGGCCGGAAGAACGATGAGGAAATCACCATCTGCAAACTCATCGGCCTCGGCGTCCAGGATCTGGCAGCTGCGGAGGTTGCTCTCAACATGCTCGGGGCGCCGCGCGATCCCGCGGCCATTCCGGCACACGCATGGGAGGTTCACCGGTAGGCGGTGAAGACTGGGGCATCGAGGACCGAGCAACGATTACTCATCGGCGGATTCCAGACGCTGCTGAATGAAGACATGACGTCGGAATCGACCTCCCGAGGGAGCTTTCATGACATTTCTCGGCTTTGATGAGATCTGCGCACTCCCCTCCTGGCATGCAGAGTCACTGCTCATCCGAACCAAGCCTTGAAGGACAGCACGTGCCGTCGCGGGAGAAGCACAGCGTCAGGCGACCTTGGACACTGCGGACATAGGGGCGTGTTCTTCCATGGGCGTGACATGAACTGAAGAACTGCTGGATGACGGATGTTGAGCATGCACTACTCACATCTTCTCGCCACCAGTTTGATATCGATGAACACATGCGACGAGTAATGCAGAGCAAGTTGGGTGGCCCGGACGTTCTCGAGGTTGTCGAGGTTGAGGTGCCGCAACCAGGACCAACAGAGGTCCTGGTCGAAGTGAAGGCCGCCGGCGTGAATCCCGTCGACTGGAAGATGCGCACCGGCGGAGGCTTGGGTGACCTGCCCTTCTCGGTCGGCTGGGACGTCTCTGGAGCGGTGGCTGCCGTAGGAGCCGGTGTGACGCGCTTCAGCCCGGGAGTCGAGGTCTTCGGAATGCCACGGTTTCCCGCCGAGGCGGGAGCCTACGCGGAGTTCGTGACCGCTCCATCGAGACACCTTGCTCTCAAGCCGCCGGGCATGAGCCATCTCCAGGCGGCGGGCCTGCCCCTGGCAGGTCTTACCGCTTGGCAGGCACTGGTGACTGTGGCCTGGGTAGCTGCCGGAGAGCGGGTACTCATTCCGGCCGCGGCCGGAGGCGTGGGCCACCTCGCCGTTCAGATCGCCAAGGCTCACGGCGCCTATGTGATCGCAACGGCTAGGGCGTGTTGTGAAAGTGCTGGTCACAGCCACTCGTTGATGGCCGCGACCAGCACGGTTGCCTCGTAGCGGACGGCAAGTTTGTCGTACCGCGTGGCGACGGCCCGGTGGCGCTTGAGGCGATTGATCCCGCACTCGACCGCGTGCCGCCGCTTGTAGTCGTCCTTGTCGAACGTCGGCGGTCGCCCGCCACGCGATCCGCGCTTGAGCCGGTTGCGGACACGGTCTGCCGGGACTGGGATCGTGGCCTTGATCCCGCGTCTGCGCAGGTAAGAGCGGTTACTGCGAGAGTCGTACGCCTTGTCGGCGCGCACCCGGTCCGGGCGTCTGCGCGGCCTGCCAAGGCCCAGCCTCGGCACCCGGATGGCTTCCAGGACCGCTTCGAACTGCGGGGAGTCGCCCCGCTGCCCGGCCGTGATCACGACGGACAAGGGCTTCTGGCCTTGCTCGACCGCGAGGTGGATCTTGCTGGTCAGTCCGCCGCGGGAGCGTCCGAGGCCGTGGTCGGCCGGCTCGACGAAGACGCCGCCGGGCGGTTCCTGTCCCGCTGCCAGCGCCGGAACAGGTCGTAGACCCGGTCCCACGGCCCGTAACGTTCCGGCACGTCACGCCAGGGGGCACCTGTCCGGGTCCGCCACCGTATGCCGTCTATCAGCTGCCGCCG is from Streptomyces rishiriensis and encodes:
- a CDS encoding helix-turn-helix domain-containing protein, which gives rise to MSDGNTLASGLSMSELGARIRAERRARGISLERLAELSGVSRSMVSEVERGTKTPSVLVLDRLATALGTSIARLLDEPVRPDVVVLAGDRQQVVRDPAGWERRILSPVLPDIEFEFMRTTLEPGVDAGEFSAHAPGSHEYVAVEQGCLRLTIDGLPHRLEAGDAAYFPGNRLHAFANDSIDVCVYYLAMALAPAADSRLQRVWGGHDA
- a CDS encoding ATP-binding protein, with the translated sequence MNSEPTIPSCESSFPAVTASIAAARHWVRDCVEGFGDPLRGRPISQTTELLVSELITNAIRHGAGPPLIRLTWNGRLLRIAVSDDSDRWPRMRATERSEPGGFGMQLLEQLAQRWGVTPRHPGKTVWADLSSAPEEGGGELTVPPSVSQPGATGGRPRLGRMSCHPRASTGSCRPFQTEVTHRLGNGYVQRADLVMRASAAGGPVMLLEIDRRTEDADKLRR
- a CDS encoding ANTAR domain-containing protein — translated: MTTSCRLPRPLPDGTRNATVARLEQEIAQMRQAVGSHAVVDQAIGVLIAVHRLAPAAGFEVLREVSQHTNIKLRAIAEMVIGWALGQPLPEPVGRELGEAVQRSSGQEDTQGQP
- a CDS encoding pyridoxal phosphate-dependent decarboxylase family protein, encoding MAGGPVWRPVPEADRTWLTRQPLPADGRPLTDLLDEVRDRILPYPMGNGHPRFFGWVNSPPSPAGVFMAPLAAAMNPSCAGGDHAGVLLERTAVRWLAELVGFPHRPGAGLLTSGSSMATVVALATARHQAFRDQGHDVRETGLYGHRPLALYVSAEAHSCLRKAAELLGLGTRYLRIVPVDAAFRMDIDELRRLIAADRRAGVRPFFVAASAGTVNTGAVDPLDDIAAIAREHELWFHIDGAYGALGILANDAVPQYAGLERADSLALDPHKWLGVPVDAGCILFREPAGPHAAFSLVPPYLRDEDAGELGWFSEYGTEQTRPFRALRVWATIANLGRDGIVRLVQHTTRLARTLAELVEASDDFELLAPAVTSITAFRHRPPTLDTDRAEALNEAIPAAVQRRGHAFLTGTRLSGAAALRACILHPATTKDDLIVLLDEIRAAAREVTT
- a CDS encoding PhzF family phenazine biosynthesis protein; amino-acid sequence: MHYFHVDVFSGTPFSGNSLAVFPGAAGLTGSQMQRITEEMRHFESIFLDQKNEAGDAWRARVFDLSEELDFAGHPVIGAASVLHAVAGGDTSRTWSLELKARTVEVVTERRGHGRYASVLDQGPPQFLGRPVLNDLASWFCLDEEDLHAELRPEIVSTGLRYLIVPVRTGALKRARIRSDIAGPLAQVGAQFGYLLDADALEGRHWNNDGVVEDVATGSAAGCVAAYLRRHGRLGDGDQQVLRQGQFCGRPSEMTISAHGGPQDIASVRVGGEVAVVARGRLEGLPQ
- the ku gene encoding non-homologous end joining protein Ku, which gives rise to MARAIWTGVITFGLVSVPVGLFSATEDHTVHFHQLQRGTSDRIRNRRVNERTGDEVDGDDIVKGFELDEGEYVVVEPDELDEIAPGRSQTIDITDFVDLEAIEPVYFDRTYYIAPRGEEYAKVYELLRAALAKTNKVGIASFVMRNKQYLTALRAEEQVLVLQTLHWADEVRDPHQELPALPSGRAGKGKELDMALQLVGALSGSWEPARYHDTYQEKVHELVQAKAEGQEIAPAEKAPAATNVIDLMAVLQGSIDQTRGGRKTEEEPREKPAPARKTTRKTTGKAAKKTAARKAPPKTARASGTARSQRGTSKSELRQLSKAQLYERATEYGITGRSKMSREELIDALARAGRRRKKSAA
- a CDS encoding HAD family hydrolase, translated to MSPQHLVLDLGGVLFHFDHAHRLQRLADAFALPADRLDVLLWGSGFSADCDSGKYPHAAEVRERIRAATDFTGSEDDLDAAWCSAFRPDHAVRETLERHRGSRSLALFTNNGPLEQEALLRLYPTMFYGFDHLLFSHRLGHRKPTLAAFDAAAKQLGAYPDDILFIDDSATNTDAARAAGWTALHFQSRETLERALRPRIQ